In the Desulfotignum balticum DSM 7044 genome, one interval contains:
- the hisD gene encoding histidinol dehydrogenase, whose product MKLFEYPSADVRARVRNIIDRGLGFSKADYDNVQAFIDDVRTRGDEALVAYTNQFDSGAVTQDTLKVTDAEFEHALASVDPLFLDSLKRAIDQLTRFHEKQKQNAWIDTPRNGVIVGQLVRPVGAAGIYVPGAKGGKTPLVSSVLMGGIPAKVAGVSTIALMTPPMENGEVNPHILAAAAKMGITSVFKAGSAWAIAALAYGTRQVPKVNVIVGPGNIYVTLAKKIVAGTVGIDMIAGPSEILIIADHTANPEFVAADLLSQAEHDARASAILVTDSRKLAEQTASILERQLSALARQDTARQSIDNFGAIMLVPDIETGIDLSNQLAPEHLELMVSAPFDYIDRIQNAGALFLGHYTPEPMGDYIAGPNHVLPTAGTARFSSALSVDHFIKKTSLIHYSRTAFENEAEDVIRLAEIEGLTAHANSVKIRK is encoded by the coding sequence ATGAAACTGTTTGAATATCCTTCCGCCGACGTCCGGGCGCGTGTCCGGAACATCATTGACCGGGGCCTTGGGTTTTCCAAAGCCGATTATGACAATGTACAGGCGTTTATCGATGATGTCAGAACCCGGGGAGACGAGGCCCTGGTGGCATACACCAACCAGTTTGATTCCGGGGCCGTCACTCAGGATACGCTGAAAGTGACGGATGCCGAGTTTGAACATGCCCTGGCATCCGTGGACCCTCTATTTCTGGATTCCCTGAAACGGGCCATTGATCAGCTCACCCGGTTCCATGAAAAACAGAAGCAGAACGCATGGATCGACACCCCGAGAAACGGGGTCATTGTGGGACAGCTGGTACGTCCGGTCGGAGCTGCCGGCATTTATGTCCCGGGCGCCAAAGGCGGGAAAACCCCGCTGGTGTCCTCCGTGCTCATGGGAGGAATCCCTGCCAAAGTGGCGGGTGTGTCCACCATTGCTTTGATGACCCCGCCCATGGAAAATGGTGAAGTCAATCCCCATATTCTGGCAGCGGCGGCAAAAATGGGCATTACTTCGGTGTTCAAGGCCGGCAGTGCCTGGGCCATAGCTGCTCTGGCCTATGGTACCCGGCAGGTGCCCAAAGTGAATGTCATTGTGGGACCGGGCAATATTTATGTGACTCTGGCCAAAAAAATCGTTGCCGGCACCGTGGGCATCGACATGATCGCCGGGCCCAGTGAAATTCTCATCATTGCGGATCACACGGCCAACCCGGAATTTGTGGCTGCGGACCTGCTGTCCCAGGCCGAACATGATGCCAGAGCCTCCGCCATTCTGGTGACCGATTCCAGAAAATTGGCCGAACAGACCGCTTCCATCCTGGAACGGCAGCTCAGCGCACTGGCAAGACAGGATACGGCCCGGCAGTCCATTGACAACTTCGGTGCCATCATGCTGGTGCCGGATATCGAGACCGGTATTGATCTGTCCAATCAGCTGGCGCCGGAGCATCTCGAACTGATGGTATCTGCCCCGTTTGACTATATCGACCGGATCCAGAATGCCGGGGCCCTGTTTTTAGGACATTATACCCCGGAGCCCATGGGCGATTACATTGCCGGTCCCAATCATGTGCTGCCCACAGCCGGCACGGCCCGGTTTTCTTCGGCCCTGAGTGTGGACCATTTCATCAAAAAAACCAGCCTGATTCACTATTCAAGAACCGCCTTTGAAAATGAGGCAGAAGATGTGATCCGGCTGGCAGAGATTGAAGGATTGACCGCCCACGCCAATTCCGTGAAAATCAGAAAATAA
- the hisS gene encoding histidine--tRNA ligase codes for MQTIRGFRDILPEQIRLWQKVENLAVELFNAYGYQEIRIPILEKTGLFARSIGETTDIVEKEMYTFDDRNGDKLTLRPEATASICRAYIQHKLYATEPVRKFYMTGPMFRRERPQKGRYRQFYQIDAEVFGVDSAYVDCELIFLLHQLFKRLGLTGLTAQINSLGCPECRPKFTRALLDFLEERKQDLCEICTRRMTRNPLRVLDCKIQTCQAALIGAPATVDHLCPACEDHFNIVKTTLEKQGVDFSVNNSLVRGLDYYTRTAWEIQTTSLGAQSAVAGGGRYDGLVKQLGGPDTPAIGFAIGFDRLVEIMEQLTPMPADPGADLFIVALGDAAMETAYHLSCDLNQAGIKTDTDFRGKSLKALMKRADKLNARYVLIAGQTELNDNALILRNMKTKEQVSISMDRLVPEIEAVLKHK; via the coding sequence ATGCAGACCATCCGAGGGTTCAGAGACATCCTGCCGGAACAGATCCGGCTGTGGCAGAAAGTTGAAAATCTGGCTGTTGAGCTGTTCAACGCTTATGGATACCAGGAAATCCGCATCCCGATTCTGGAAAAAACCGGGTTGTTCGCCCGGAGTATCGGAGAGACCACTGATATTGTCGAAAAAGAGATGTACACTTTTGACGACAGGAACGGGGACAAGCTGACCCTGAGGCCGGAAGCCACCGCTTCCATCTGCCGGGCATACATTCAGCACAAACTGTATGCCACGGAACCGGTGAGAAAATTTTACATGACCGGGCCTATGTTCCGGCGGGAAAGACCCCAGAAAGGACGGTACCGCCAGTTTTATCAGATCGATGCGGAAGTGTTTGGTGTGGATTCCGCCTATGTGGACTGTGAACTGATTTTTCTGCTGCACCAGTTGTTTAAACGGTTGGGGCTGACCGGACTGACCGCCCAGATCAACAGTCTGGGATGCCCGGAGTGCCGGCCGAAGTTCACCCGGGCGTTGCTGGATTTTCTGGAAGAACGAAAGCAGGATCTGTGTGAGATCTGCACCCGGCGGATGACGCGAAACCCGCTGCGGGTGCTGGACTGCAAGATACAGACCTGCCAGGCGGCCCTGATCGGTGCGCCGGCCACGGTGGATCACCTGTGTCCGGCCTGTGAAGACCATTTCAATATCGTGAAAACCACCCTGGAAAAACAGGGGGTGGATTTTTCGGTGAATAACTCGTTGGTGCGGGGCTTGGACTATTACACCCGCACGGCCTGGGAAATTCAGACCACCAGCCTGGGCGCCCAGAGCGCTGTGGCCGGGGGCGGCAGATATGACGGTCTGGTCAAACAACTGGGCGGACCCGACACCCCTGCCATTGGATTTGCCATCGGGTTTGACCGGCTGGTGGAAATCATGGAACAACTCACACCCATGCCGGCAGACCCCGGAGCGGACCTGTTCATTGTGGCGCTGGGCGATGCGGCCATGGAAACAGCCTATCACCTGTCCTGCGACCTGAACCAGGCAGGTATCAAAACCGACACGGACTTCAGGGGAAAAAGCCTGAAAGCCCTGATGAAACGGGCGGATAAACTCAATGCCCGGTATGTACTCATTGCCGGACAAACGGAACTTAACGACAATGCACTGATTCTTCGTAACATGAAAACCAAAGAACAGGTTTCCATCTCCATGGACCGGCTGGTTCCTGAAATCGAAGCTGTGTTGAAACACAAATAA
- the aspS gene encoding aspartate--tRNA ligase yields the protein MSDLLGNMKRTHFCADLRETDIDKTVVLMGWVQHRRDHGGVIFVDLRDREGITQVVFNPLISPAVHEKAQEIRSEFVLGIKGKVAARPADMRNPKMATGAIEILVEELKIFSKAKTPIFLIEDRVEASENIRLQYRYLDLRRPQLKHNILARHKATMAIRNYLDHNGFIDIETPFLTKSTPEGARDYLVPSRVNPGQFYALPQSPQLFKQLLMISGFDRYYQIVKCFRDEDLRADRQPEFTQIDMELSFVNEEQIMEMAEGLITAIFKHVLNLDLKTPFPRLTHAQAMDRFGLDRPDLRFDLELVNVSDIVEHTGFKLFSSVVKSNGLVKAINAKGCASFTRKQIDDLTEFAAVYRAKGLAWIKIKEDQWQSPIAKFFTDDEKQALTDRLDLEPGDIVFFVADQPVIANEALGQLRNELARRLNLIPEDQYSFTWVTDFPLMEYDETEKRYQALHHPFTAPSETDIPKLDTAPLEVNSRAYDLVLNGIEIGGGSIRIHDTALQEKVLSCLGISEEQAREKFGFLLDALDSGAPPHGGIAFGLDRLIMLLCREESIRNVIAFPKTQKATCPLTEAPSTASPAQLLELGIRTTHVGE from the coding sequence GTGAGTGATTTATTAGGAAATATGAAACGAACCCATTTTTGTGCCGATCTTCGGGAAACAGACATTGACAAAACCGTGGTGCTGATGGGATGGGTCCAGCACCGCCGGGACCATGGCGGGGTCATTTTTGTGGACCTTCGGGACCGGGAAGGCATCACTCAGGTGGTCTTCAATCCGTTGATTTCACCGGCAGTCCATGAAAAAGCCCAGGAGATCCGAAGCGAATTTGTCTTAGGGATCAAAGGAAAAGTAGCAGCCCGGCCGGCAGATATGCGCAATCCCAAGATGGCCACCGGCGCCATAGAGATCCTGGTGGAAGAACTTAAAATATTTTCTAAAGCAAAAACCCCTATTTTTCTCATTGAAGACCGGGTGGAAGCCTCGGAAAACATCCGGCTTCAATACCGGTATCTGGACCTGAGACGTCCCCAGCTCAAACACAATATCCTGGCCCGTCACAAAGCCACCATGGCCATCCGAAATTATCTGGATCACAACGGATTCATCGATATTGAAACCCCTTTTTTAACCAAGTCCACACCGGAAGGGGCCCGGGATTATCTGGTTCCCTCCCGGGTCAACCCGGGTCAGTTTTATGCCCTGCCCCAATCGCCGCAACTGTTCAAACAGCTGCTCATGATCAGCGGTTTCGACCGGTATTACCAGATCGTCAAATGTTTCAGAGATGAAGACCTGCGGGCGGATCGTCAACCGGAGTTCACCCAGATCGACATGGAACTGTCTTTTGTGAATGAAGAACAGATCATGGAAATGGCTGAAGGGCTGATTACGGCTATTTTTAAACACGTGTTGAATTTGGACCTGAAAACTCCTTTTCCCAGGCTCACCCATGCCCAGGCCATGGATCGTTTCGGCCTGGACCGGCCGGATCTGCGGTTTGATCTGGAGCTGGTGAATGTTTCCGATATCGTTGAACACACCGGATTCAAACTGTTTTCCAGCGTGGTCAAAAGCAACGGTCTGGTCAAGGCCATCAATGCCAAAGGCTGCGCATCCTTTACCCGAAAACAGATTGACGATCTCACGGAATTTGCCGCTGTGTACCGGGCAAAAGGGCTGGCCTGGATCAAGATCAAGGAGGACCAGTGGCAGTCACCCATTGCCAAATTTTTCACAGATGATGAAAAACAGGCCCTGACAGACCGTCTGGATCTGGAACCGGGAGATATTGTATTTTTTGTGGCAGACCAGCCGGTCATTGCCAACGAAGCCCTGGGTCAGTTAAGAAATGAGCTGGCCCGGCGTCTGAACCTGATTCCGGAAGATCAATATTCCTTCACCTGGGTGACCGATTTCCCGCTGATGGAATACGATGAAACAGAAAAACGCTACCAGGCCCTGCACCACCCGTTTACCGCTCCCAGTGAAACAGACATTCCCAAACTGGACACGGCCCCTCTTGAAGTCAACTCCCGGGCCTATGACCTGGTGCTCAACGGCATTGAAATCGGCGGCGGCAGCATTCGTATCCATGATACAGCGCTCCAGGAAAAGGTATTGAGCTGTCTGGGCATATCAGAGGAACAGGCCCGGGAAAAATTCGGATTTCTGTTGGATGCCCTGGATTCCGGTGCCCCTCCCCACGGGGGGATCGCTTTTGGCCTGGACCGGCTGATCATGCTTTTATGCCGGGAAGAGTCCATCCGGAATGTCATTGCATTCCCCAAAACCCAGAAAGCCACCTGTCCCTTGACCGAAGCGCCTTCCACCGCGTCACCGGCTCAGCTGCTGGAACTGGGCATCCGTACAACCCATGTCGGGGAATGA
- the minE gene encoding cell division topological specificity factor MinE — protein MLSGLLKRFTGKKNSKDAAKKRLQFSLIYDKLEVNDTTLTDLQQDIVDVISKYFEIDKDALELKVKRDDDVSALVFNTPILHVKRKRA, from the coding sequence ATGCTCAGCGGATTATTGAAACGGTTCACCGGTAAAAAAAACAGTAAGGATGCCGCCAAAAAACGTCTCCAATTTTCTTTGATTTATGATAAACTCGAGGTCAACGATACCACCTTGACAGATCTTCAGCAGGATATTGTGGATGTGATTTCAAAATATTTCGAGATTGACAAAGACGCATTGGAGTTGAAAGTCAAGCGGGATGACGATGTGTCGGCCCTGGTGTTCAACACCCCCATCCTTCATGTCAAACGAAAACGGGCGTAA
- the minD gene encoding septum site-determining protein MinD — MQGKIIVVTSGKGGVGKTTATSSIGAALALEGNRVAIVDMDIGLRNLDVVMGLENRIVFNIVDVVLDRCKVEQAAIRDRRIENLFLIPASQSDNKDVLTTAGVERVAKQLRSRFDYIIMDSPAGIERGFENSVVAADEALVICTPDVSAVRDADRVIGLLYARSLNPRLIVNRIEPARVTRGEMLSHDDVMEVLSIDLVGLVPMDEKVLISSNTGAPLVLQNDSKAGAAFRRIARRLNGEEDLPIEMPVYKTSMWQKISKTFGLK; from the coding sequence TTGCAAGGTAAAATCATTGTTGTCACATCCGGAAAAGGCGGTGTGGGAAAGACCACTGCCACATCTTCCATCGGCGCTGCCCTGGCCCTTGAAGGAAATCGGGTGGCTATCGTGGATATGGATATCGGACTGCGGAACCTGGATGTGGTCATGGGGTTGGAAAACCGGATCGTTTTCAATATTGTGGACGTGGTCCTGGACCGCTGCAAAGTGGAACAGGCAGCCATCAGGGACAGACGGATTGAAAACCTGTTTCTGATTCCCGCTTCCCAGAGTGATAACAAAGATGTACTGACCACGGCAGGCGTGGAACGGGTCGCCAAGCAGCTGCGGTCCCGGTTTGATTATATTATCATGGATTCACCCGCCGGAATTGAACGGGGGTTTGAAAATTCCGTGGTGGCAGCGGATGAAGCTCTGGTGATCTGTACGCCGGATGTGTCCGCGGTCAGGGATGCGGACCGGGTGATCGGATTGCTGTATGCCCGGTCATTGAATCCCAGGCTGATCGTCAACCGCATCGAGCCGGCCCGGGTGACGCGTGGAGAAATGCTCAGCCATGATGATGTGATGGAAGTGCTGTCCATCGACCTTGTGGGGCTGGTTCCCATGGATGAAAAAGTGTTGATTTCTTCCAATACCGGGGCCCCGCTGGTACTGCAAAATGATTCAAAAGCCGGGGCTGCATTCCGGCGGATTGCCAGGCGATTGAACGGAGAAGAAGATCTGCCCATTGAAATGCCCGTCTATAAAACCAGTATGTGGCAAAAAATAAGCAAGACTTTCGGGTTAAAATAA
- a CDS encoding septum site-determining protein MinC, whose translation MINFENAAPVKLKGVGGGLWVTLDISRPKVELIAELDKLFEKLKHLAVNASVVIDMGDAQGQEDFFFLIKTRLIEKFEVGRVTTSPQKPSSPTQRIRQRDLSRGWNHHRSDVLMLRGRVRSGQKIETARHVVIYGDVNPGAEIIAGKDIIVLGRLAGKVHAGNPENEDAIVFALAFEPTVIKIAAVTVTGSEQSCHTVPVFASIRDGGILVQDYMKTNPFRKMPWPAVV comes from the coding sequence ATGATAAATTTTGAAAACGCGGCACCTGTTAAACTGAAGGGCGTTGGTGGCGGGTTATGGGTTACCCTGGATATTTCCCGTCCCAAAGTTGAGCTGATCGCTGAATTAGATAAGCTGTTTGAAAAATTGAAACATCTGGCGGTCAATGCCAGTGTCGTCATAGACATGGGAGATGCCCAGGGTCAGGAAGATTTTTTTTTCCTGATTAAAACCAGACTCATTGAAAAATTCGAGGTGGGACGGGTAACAACCTCTCCCCAGAAACCATCTTCTCCTACCCAAAGAATCCGTCAGCGGGACCTTTCCAGGGGGTGGAACCATCATCGCAGCGATGTTCTGATGCTCAGAGGCAGGGTCCGTTCCGGTCAGAAAATTGAAACCGCCCGGCATGTGGTGATTTACGGAGATGTGAATCCGGGAGCTGAAATTATTGCCGGTAAAGATATTATTGTTTTAGGACGACTGGCAGGAAAAGTGCACGCAGGCAATCCGGAAAATGAGGATGCCATTGTGTTCGCCCTTGCCTTTGAACCCACAGTGATAAAGATTGCCGCAGTCACGGTCACCGGCAGTGAACAATCCTGTCATACCGTGCCGGTATTCGCCAGTATCAGGGATGGCGGTATTCTGGTACAAGATTATATGAAAACAAATCCGTTCCGGAAAATGCCCTGGCCGGCGGTCGTTTAA
- the aroF gene encoding 3-deoxy-7-phosphoheptulonate synthase, translated as MLIVMKKNATDHQIQVVVAAVEKKGYTARPIPGGDRVSIGILYNSGSVDAGHFLGFDGVKEVIPVTKPYKLVSREFRQENTQICVGEAVFGNGTMPVIAGPCAVESLDQVLAIAKAVKKAGAKLFRGGAFKPRTSPYSFQGLGQQGLEYLTRVREETGLPVVTEVMDVETFDMVEASADIIQIGTRNMQNFTLLRRAGKAKKPIILKRGMSAMLQEWLMAAEYIMEEGNANVILCERGVRTFVRHSRNTLDLSVVPAVKKESHLPVIVDPSHAAGVRDLVIPLACASAALGADGLMIEVHNHPEEALSDGGQSLYPDQFEQTMKKLTDIRTVIESS; from the coding sequence ATGTTAATCGTAATGAAAAAAAATGCAACGGATCATCAAATCCAGGTTGTTGTTGCGGCGGTTGAGAAAAAAGGGTATACTGCCAGACCTATTCCCGGAGGAGACCGGGTTTCCATCGGAATCCTGTATAACAGCGGCTCTGTGGACGCCGGCCACTTTCTGGGGTTCGATGGTGTAAAGGAGGTCATTCCGGTGACAAAACCCTATAAACTTGTCAGCCGGGAATTCAGACAGGAAAACACCCAGATCTGCGTCGGGGAAGCGGTTTTCGGCAACGGCACCATGCCTGTCATTGCCGGTCCCTGTGCGGTTGAATCCCTGGATCAGGTGCTGGCCATTGCCAAAGCCGTAAAAAAAGCGGGCGCCAAACTGTTCAGGGGCGGGGCGTTCAAACCTCGAACTTCTCCTTATTCTTTTCAGGGATTAGGGCAGCAGGGACTGGAATATTTAACCCGTGTCAGAGAAGAAACCGGACTGCCCGTGGTAACCGAGGTGATGGATGTGGAAACATTTGACATGGTGGAAGCCAGTGCGGATATCATCCAGATCGGCACAAGAAACATGCAGAACTTCACACTGTTGCGGCGGGCGGGAAAAGCGAAAAAACCGATTATTCTGAAGCGGGGCATGTCTGCCATGCTTCAGGAATGGCTCATGGCGGCGGAATATATCATGGAAGAAGGAAACGCAAACGTGATTCTGTGCGAGCGCGGGGTCCGGACGTTTGTTCGACACAGCAGAAACACGCTGGATCTGTCCGTGGTACCGGCAGTGAAAAAAGAAAGCCATTTGCCCGTTATCGTGGACCCCAGTCACGCAGCCGGTGTCAGAGACCTGGTCATTCCCCTTGCCTGTGCTTCTGCAGCACTCGGAGCAGACGGCCTGATGATAGAGGTTCATAATCATCCGGAAGAAGCCTTGAGTGACGGTGGCCAGTCGCTGTATCCGGACCAGTTTGAACAAACCATGAAAAAACTGACCGATATCCGTACCGTGATTGAATCCTCGTGA
- the aroB gene encoding 3-dehydroquinate synthase, with protein sequence MIKTYHISGQQGASAIHVGAHLSDIAAYLPDQPLVIITDHNIKAHYAHAFPEAPVICIGTGEKIKTLTTVAFILDQLMELGCDRSVFILGIGGGIVCDITGFVASVFMRGVAFGFVSTSLLSQVDASVGGKNGVNVSDYKNMAGVFNQPRFVICDPAMLTTLPAPEISNGLAEIVKHALIADTDMLTFLEKNQKKALALDPEIIFHLISRCVAIKARVVQEDEKESGARRKLNFGHTLGHAIEKLDPSGHGKAVSRGMVAAARFSYDKKQLCVRDTDRIIRLLQGLGLPTDLNYAADKIDSAVKQDKKKQGDGLFFVFLEALGSARVEKIHFNEITAFIQENFVS encoded by the coding sequence GTGATAAAGACGTATCATATCTCAGGCCAGCAAGGTGCTTCAGCGATTCATGTGGGCGCGCATTTGTCCGATATTGCCGCTTATCTTCCGGATCAGCCCCTGGTGATCATCACTGATCACAACATCAAGGCACATTATGCCCATGCTTTTCCTGAGGCACCCGTGATATGCATCGGTACCGGAGAAAAGATCAAAACCCTGACCACGGTGGCGTTCATCCTGGATCAGCTCATGGAACTGGGGTGTGATCGATCGGTTTTCATCTTAGGCATCGGCGGTGGTATTGTCTGCGATATCACAGGTTTTGTCGCATCTGTTTTCATGCGGGGGGTGGCCTTTGGATTTGTCTCCACCTCTTTGCTGTCACAGGTCGATGCCAGTGTCGGGGGAAAAAACGGGGTAAATGTGTCTGATTACAAAAACATGGCCGGTGTATTCAATCAGCCCCGGTTTGTGATCTGCGACCCGGCAATGCTCACCACGTTGCCGGCACCTGAAATTTCCAATGGCCTTGCCGAAATTGTCAAACATGCGCTGATTGCGGATACTGACATGCTGACTTTTCTGGAAAAAAATCAAAAAAAAGCGCTGGCCCTGGATCCGGAAATCATTTTTCACCTGATATCCCGTTGCGTGGCCATCAAAGCCCGGGTGGTGCAGGAGGATGAAAAAGAATCCGGGGCCCGACGAAAGCTGAACTTCGGCCATACCTTAGGCCATGCCATTGAAAAACTGGACCCATCGGGACACGGCAAAGCGGTCTCCCGGGGCATGGTTGCTGCCGCGCGGTTTTCATATGATAAAAAACAGCTTTGTGTCCGGGATACCGACCGAATCATTCGCCTGCTCCAGGGATTGGGACTGCCCACTGATCTGAATTATGCGGCGGATAAAATCGATAGTGCCGTCAAACAGGATAAAAAAAAACAGGGAGACGGTTTGTTTTTTGTTTTTTTAGAAGCCCTCGGATCCGCCCGGGTGGAAAAAATTCATTTCAATGAGATCACCGCCTTTATCCAAGAAAACTTTGTCTCTTGA
- a CDS encoding Fur family transcriptional regulator, with protein MDRFTQLCKAHGLKVTPQRVAVYKALKKATDHPCADKIHKQLLTDFPNISLDTVNRTLLTFARIRIIDVVEGQGDPRRFDPNLDEHHHFYCLSCNTIIDFHAPELKHIQLPDDITRSFTITGKRLCLTGYCARCRNHAPDKVTAVG; from the coding sequence GTGGACCGGTTCACACAGTTATGTAAAGCCCATGGGCTCAAGGTCACGCCTCAGCGGGTTGCCGTTTACAAGGCACTCAAAAAGGCAACCGATCACCCCTGTGCAGATAAAATCCATAAACAGCTTCTCACGGATTTTCCAAACATCTCATTGGATACGGTGAACCGCACCCTGCTCACCTTTGCCAGAATACGTATTATCGATGTCGTGGAAGGACAGGGAGATCCCAGGCGGTTTGATCCCAACCTGGATGAACATCACCATTTTTACTGTCTGTCTTGCAACACCATCATTGATTTCCATGCTCCGGAACTGAAACACATTCAACTGCCGGATGACATCACCCGTTCATTCACAATCACCGGAAAACGGCTCTGCCTGACCGGATATTGTGCCCGATGCCGAAACCATGCCCCCGACAAGGTTACGGCGGTTGGATAA
- the rbr gene encoding rubrerythrin, with translation MSSLKGTQTEKNLLTAFSGESQARNRYTYFASAAKKEGYVQISDIFTETANQEKEHAKRLFKFLEGGEVEIAAAFPAGVIGTTLENLYAAAEGEAYEWNEMYPEFAATARKEGFDAIAAVFEAIAVAEKQHDKRYKDLAANIEAGKVFKKDTPVTWRCRNCGYLHEGAEAPDMCPACAHEKAHFEVLGENW, from the coding sequence ATGAGCTCATTAAAAGGAACCCAGACTGAAAAGAATCTTTTAACCGCTTTTTCCGGTGAATCTCAAGCCAGAAACCGGTACACCTATTTTGCCAGTGCCGCCAAAAAAGAAGGATATGTTCAAATTTCAGACATTTTCACGGAAACCGCCAACCAGGAAAAAGAGCATGCCAAAAGATTGTTCAAATTCCTGGAAGGGGGGGAAGTTGAAATCGCTGCTGCGTTTCCGGCAGGTGTCATCGGCACCACGCTTGAAAACCTCTATGCTGCGGCTGAAGGCGAGGCGTACGAATGGAATGAAATGTATCCGGAATTTGCCGCCACTGCCAGAAAAGAAGGATTTGATGCAATTGCCGCCGTGTTTGAAGCCATCGCTGTTGCGGAAAAACAGCATGACAAACGGTATAAGGACCTGGCAGCCAATATTGAAGCCGGCAAAGTTTTTAAAAAAGACACACCGGTCACCTGGCGGTGTCGCAACTGCGGGTATCTGCATGAAGGCGCTGAAGCTCCGGACATGTGCCCGGCATGTGCCCATGAAAAAGCCCATTTTGAGGTACTGGGAGAAAACTGGTAA
- the trxA gene encoding thioredoxin — protein MTDKIIEIDDDGFEEKVLNSEKPVMVDFWAPWCGPCKAIAPTVEALEKTYGDQMTFAKINVDENPLSPSKYGVQAIPTLIFFKNGEIADQITGMVAKEKLEQTIKKVL, from the coding sequence ATGACCGATAAAATCATTGAAATTGACGACGATGGATTTGAAGAAAAAGTGTTGAACTCTGAAAAACCAGTCATGGTCGATTTCTGGGCACCCTGGTGCGGCCCCTGCAAAGCCATCGCACCCACAGTTGAGGCATTGGAAAAAACCTATGGGGATCAGATGACGTTCGCCAAAATCAATGTGGATGAAAATCCTCTCAGCCCCAGCAAATATGGGGTTCAGGCGATCCCCACCCTGATTTTTTTCAAAAATGGTGAAATCGCGGATCAGATCACCGGAATGGTTGCCAAGGAAAAACTGGAACAAACCATCAAGAAGGTCCTGTAA
- the trxB gene encoding thioredoxin-disulfide reductase, whose amino-acid sequence MSAFDYDLVIIGAGPAGLTAGLYAARARLNVLLLEKAVPGGQIIVTDWIENYPGFPEGISGFDLAEKMKIQAEAFGLKIDTAEVHSLALTPDVKEVVLQDKRIKAKSLIIASGASPKKLGIGEDRYMGKGISFCATCDAPFFKEKTVVAVGGGDTAVQEAIYLTKFVKKVYLLHRRDELRATKILQERAFANDKIEILWDTVATGVDGFFGIEGVHVKNVKTGEEKTLKADGCFIWVGTLPNTDFLKDAVDTDAYGFIRTDAKMQTSVSGVFAVGDVRDTPLRQVSTAVGDGAIAAVSAEHYLENIIK is encoded by the coding sequence ATGAGCGCTTTCGATTATGATCTTGTAATTATCGGTGCCGGTCCGGCCGGACTTACCGCCGGACTTTATGCGGCCAGAGCCAGATTGAATGTGCTGCTCCTAGAAAAAGCCGTTCCCGGAGGACAGATCATTGTCACGGACTGGATTGAAAACTATCCCGGCTTTCCCGAAGGAATCAGCGGGTTTGATCTGGCTGAAAAGATGAAAATTCAGGCCGAAGCATTCGGCCTGAAAATAGATACGGCTGAAGTGCATTCTCTGGCTTTGACACCGGATGTCAAGGAAGTGGTGCTTCAGGACAAACGGATCAAAGCCAAAAGCCTGATTATTGCATCGGGCGCATCTCCTAAAAAACTGGGCATCGGTGAAGACCGGTATATGGGCAAAGGCATTTCTTTTTGCGCCACCTGCGACGCCCCTTTTTTCAAGGAAAAAACCGTGGTGGCGGTCGGGGGTGGAGACACAGCCGTACAGGAAGCGATTTACCTGACAAAATTTGTTAAAAAAGTATATCTGCTCCATCGCCGGGACGAATTGCGGGCCACCAAAATTCTTCAGGAAAGAGCTTTTGCCAACGATAAAATCGAAATTCTCTGGGATACGGTTGCCACCGGTGTAGACGGATTTTTCGGTATTGAAGGCGTGCATGTGAAAAACGTCAAAACCGGCGAGGAAAAAACATTAAAAGCCGATGGGTGTTTTATCTGGGTGGGGACACTTCCCAACACGGACTTTTTAAAAGATGCGGTAGACACTGATGCCTATGGTTTTATCCGAACCGATGCCAAAATGCAGACCAGCGTTTCCGGGGTTTTTGCTGTCGGTGATGTGAGAGACACCCCATTACGGCAGGTGTCCACTGCTGTGGGCGATGGTGCCATAGCAGCTGTTTCCGCTGAACATTATCTTGAGAACATAATCAAATGA